One window of the Nicotiana tabacum cultivar K326 chromosome 4, ASM71507v2, whole genome shotgun sequence genome contains the following:
- the LOC107809968 gene encoding protein SGT1 homolog, with translation MASDLEIRAKEAFIDDHFELAVDLYTQAIAMTPKNAELFADRAQANIKLNYFTEAVVDANKAIELDPSMSKAYLRKGLACMKLEEYQTAKAALETGASLAPAESRFTKLIKECDERIAEEAGELPNQSVDKTSGNVVAPPASESLDNVAVAPKDAQPTVNLSYQGSAARPKYRHEFYQKPEEVVVTIFAKGIPAKNVVVDFGEQILSVSIDVPGDEAYSFQPRLFGKITPAKCRYEVMSTKIEIRLAKAEPLHWTSLEYTREPAVVQRPNVLSDAPRPSYPSSKLRHVDWDKLEAEVKKEEKDEKLDGDAALNKFFRDIYKDADEDTRRAMMKSFVESNGTVLSTNWKEVGAKKVEGSPPDGMELKKWEI, from the exons ATGGCGTCCGATCTGGAGATTAGGGCTAAAGAAGCTTTCATCGACGACCACTTTGAGCTCGCCGTTGACCTTTACACTCAAGCCATAGCCATGACCCCTAAGAATGCTGAGCTTTTCGCCGACCGTGCTCAGGCCAATATCAAACTCAACTACTTCACTG AAGCTGTTGTTGATGCGAACAAGGCCATTGAGTTAGATCCTTCAATGTCAAAAGCATATTTGCGTAAGGG GTTGGCCTGTATGAAGCTTGAAGAGTACCAAACTGCAAAAGCAGCTTTGGAAACTGGTGCTAGTTTAGCACCGGCAGAGTCAAGGTTCacaaaattaatcaaagaatGTGATGAACGCATTGCAG AGGAAGCTGGAGAACTACCTAATCAGTCGGTGGATAAAACCTCTGGAAATGTCGTAGCCCCCCCTGCATCTGAGTCTTTGGACAATGTTGCTGTTGCGCCTAAAGATGCTCAACCAACTGTCAACCTGTCCTATCAAGGATCTGCTGCCAGACCAAAATACAG GCATGAATTTTACCAGAagccagaggaggtggtggtgacTATATTTGCCAAGGGTATACCAGCCAAGAATGTTGTTGTTGACTTTGGTGAACAAATA CTTAGTGTTAGCATTGATGTGCCAGGCGACGAAGCTTATTCTTTCCAGCCTAGGTTGTTTGGGAAG ATAACACCTGCAAAATGCAGATACGAAGTGATGTCTACCAAAATTGAGATCCGCCTTGCAAAAGCTGAACCCTTACACTGGACATCTCTTGAATATACGAGGGAGCCTGCTGTAGTGCAGAGGCCTAATGTGTTATCAG ATGCCCCCCGGCCCAGTTATCCTTCCTCGAAATTGAGACACGTGGATTGGGATAAATTAGAGGCTGAAGTGAAAAAGGAG gaaaaagatgaaaaattggATGGAGATGCAGCATTGAACAAATTTTTCCGAGACATTTACAAAGATGCTGATGAGGACACCAGAAGAGCCATGATGAAATCCTTT GTGGAATCTAATGGGACTGTTCTGTCCACAAACTGGAAAGAAGTCGGTGCAAAGAAGGTCGAAGGAAGCCCTCCAGATGGCATGGAGCTGAAGAAATGGGAAATCTAG